One stretch of Candidatus Binatia bacterium DNA includes these proteins:
- a CDS encoding phosphotriesterase encodes MRVMRTVHTVLGPVPADQLGVTLMHEHLLIGWPGWEWDAASPRASLAELAKICTERMLEIKAHGVQTLVDPCPMDLGRDVELMARVSQDSGVHIICATGLYKEDQGATAYFKFRQQFADATEEIRDAFVREITEGVGCTGIKPGVIKAATGAHQITPYEETVLRAAAQASCATGTPITTHTDEGTMGREQLDIFAAEGVDLRHVIIGHSCGTADLRYHVDLLDRGCFIGFDRFGLEILQPDRLRLAALIGLLGVGFAKQIVLSHDSVWCWRGRPLPLPETVLPHWRPTYLFTDILPRLREAGVSEDKIHTMLVLNPRRFFS; translated from the coding sequence ATGCGGGTCATGCGTACCGTGCACACCGTTCTCGGCCCGGTGCCGGCTGACCAACTGGGCGTCACGCTCATGCACGAGCACCTACTGATCGGCTGGCCAGGGTGGGAGTGGGATGCGGCTTCACCGCGGGCGTCGCTTGCCGAGCTCGCGAAGATTTGCACCGAGCGCATGCTCGAAATCAAAGCGCATGGCGTGCAAACTTTAGTGGATCCTTGCCCCATGGACTTGGGGCGCGACGTGGAGCTAATGGCGCGTGTCTCCCAAGACAGTGGGGTGCATATCATTTGCGCCACCGGCTTGTACAAAGAGGATCAAGGAGCCACGGCCTACTTTAAATTTCGCCAACAGTTTGCCGACGCGACCGAAGAGATTCGGGACGCCTTCGTGCGGGAAATCACCGAGGGCGTCGGGTGCACGGGAATCAAGCCCGGAGTGATCAAAGCGGCCACCGGCGCGCACCAGATCACCCCGTATGAAGAAACCGTTCTGCGCGCGGCAGCCCAGGCATCGTGCGCCACCGGAACTCCGATCACGACACACACGGACGAAGGGACCATGGGCCGCGAGCAACTCGACATCTTTGCCGCCGAAGGTGTGGACTTGCGTCACGTCATTATCGGGCACAGTTGCGGCACTGCAGATCTGCGGTACCACGTGGACTTGTTGGATCGGGGTTGCTTCATCGGTTTCGACCGTTTCGGCTTGGAGATTTTGCAACCCGATCGGCTCCGCCTAGCCGCGCTCATTGGGCTGCTGGGTGTCGGCTTTGCCAAGCAAATCGTGTTGTCCCACGATTCGGTTTGGTGTTGGCGCGGGCGGCCGTTGCCGCTTCCAGAAACGGTTCTTCCCCATTGGCGGCCGACGTATCTCTTTACCGACATCTTACCGCGACTGCGCGAGGCCGGAGTGAGCGAAGACAAAATCCACACCATGCTGGTGCTCAACCCCCGCCGGTTCTTTTCGTGA
- the rsmI gene encoding ribosomal RNA small subunit methyltransferase I: MTAPGSLYVVATPLGNLEDVTLRALRVLKEVNWIAAEDTRVTRKFLHHYGIGTPLTRYDDWTEREKAPRLIQRLLAGESGALVSDAGTPGLSDPGFHLVRSAWAAGVKVVPVPGPSAVIAALSAAGLPANRFVFEGFLPPRAVERRARLAELADEHRTVVFFETARRLRATLEDMVPIWNDRTIVIARELTKKFEEFLRGSARALLSQLAARPQPLRGELTVIAEGTSARAQRRSAASSEWQQTLAQLCAQGMSLRDAARRVAQQYGLSRREVYQFGLRRS; this comes from the coding sequence ATGACAGCTCCCGGATCCCTGTACGTCGTCGCGACTCCACTCGGAAACCTCGAAGACGTCACCCTTCGTGCGTTGCGAGTCCTCAAAGAGGTGAATTGGATTGCGGCGGAAGATACCCGTGTGACGCGCAAGTTTCTCCATCACTACGGTATCGGTACGCCGCTGACGCGCTACGATGACTGGACGGAACGGGAAAAAGCGCCACGCTTGATCCAACGGCTGCTTGCCGGCGAAAGCGGGGCCTTGGTTTCCGATGCGGGCACTCCGGGGCTGAGCGATCCGGGCTTCCACTTGGTCCGCAGTGCTTGGGCAGCCGGAGTGAAAGTTGTGCCCGTGCCCGGCCCGTCGGCCGTGATTGCAGCACTGTCCGCTGCCGGGTTGCCGGCCAATCGTTTTGTTTTCGAGGGCTTTCTTCCTCCGCGTGCGGTGGAGCGCCGCGCTCGACTGGCCGAGCTTGCCGACGAACACCGCACCGTGGTGTTCTTCGAAACCGCACGGCGACTGCGCGCAACCCTGGAAGACATGGTCCCCATTTGGAACGATCGAACGATCGTAATCGCGCGCGAGCTCACCAAAAAATTCGAGGAATTCCTGCGAGGCTCTGCTCGCGCACTGCTTTCCCAGCTCGCCGCGCGGCCGCAACCGTTGCGGGGGGAGCTGACCGTCATTGCCGAGGGCACCTCTGCGAGAGCCCAACGGCGCAGCGCCGCCAGCTCGGAGTGGCAGCAAACCCTGGCACAGCTTTGCGCCCAGGGCATGTCGTTGCGCGACGCTGCGCGCCGGGTGGCGCAGCAATACGGCCTATCGCGCCGCGAAGTGTACCAGTTCGGGCTACGGCGTTCGTGA
- the nadE gene encoding NH(3)-dependent NAD(+) synthetase: MAGSANDLEQSQTLEHAAGASGGTKAADRWTCPSIPTNPPLLRRILTAFIANEVRKVGVERVVVGLSGGVDSALSCLLAAEALGPHNVLAIKMPYRTSSPESLAHANLVIARAGVESLEIDITPQIDAYFARFPDADRVRRGNKMARERMTILYDHSARWHALVLGTSNKTELLLGYGTLHGDMASAVNPLGDLYKTQVWALAEAVGVPAEIVHKQPSADLWAGQTDEAELGFGYREVDRLLYCMVDLRYSRAELLAAGFPEEFVRRVSEMVRNSQFKRRLPIIAKVSQRTIDRDFRYARDWGR; encoded by the coding sequence ATGGCGGGAAGCGCGAACGATCTTGAACAGTCGCAAACGCTCGAACACGCAGCGGGAGCGAGCGGAGGGACGAAGGCGGCCGACCGTTGGACTTGCCCCTCCATTCCAACGAATCCGCCGCTCCTGCGCCGCATCTTGACCGCTTTCATCGCCAACGAGGTGCGCAAGGTCGGCGTGGAACGCGTCGTCGTCGGCTTGTCCGGAGGGGTCGACTCGGCTTTGAGCTGTCTACTGGCGGCCGAGGCTCTGGGCCCGCACAATGTTCTGGCGATCAAGATGCCGTACCGCACCTCGAGCCCCGAGAGTTTGGCTCATGCGAACTTGGTGATTGCACGTGCCGGCGTGGAGTCGCTGGAAATCGACATCACCCCTCAGATCGACGCATATTTTGCCCGCTTCCCCGACGCCGATCGGGTGCGACGCGGCAACAAAATGGCACGCGAGCGCATGACCATTCTCTACGATCATTCGGCGCGCTGGCATGCGCTGGTGTTGGGCACGAGCAACAAAACGGAATTGCTGCTCGGTTACGGTACGTTGCACGGCGATATGGCCTCGGCGGTCAATCCCCTCGGCGACTTGTACAAAACGCAGGTGTGGGCACTGGCCGAAGCAGTCGGTGTGCCCGCAGAAATCGTGCACAAACAGCCCTCGGCCGACTTGTGGGCCGGCCAGACCGACGAAGCGGAACTGGGCTTTGGCTATCGCGAGGTGGATCGCCTGCTGTATTGCATGGTGGACTTGCGTTACTCGCGCGCGGAGTTGCTTGCCGCCGGCTTTCCGGAGGAGTTTGTCCGCCGCGTCAGTGAGATGGTGCGCAACTCGCAGTTTAAGCGGCGCTTGCCGATTATCGCCAAGGTCTCACAGCGTACAATCGACCGCGATTTTCGCTACGCGCGCGACTGGGGACGCTAG
- a CDS encoding carbon-nitrogen hydrolase — MAELFRRVAVVQLAPRLGDVEYNLQQLEAGVRRARQEGAHLVVFPELALTGYFLKDMVSTVAIRHDSAEMERLAAMSRGIEVVVGAVEESEDFRFFNSALYFRDGVLVHVHRKVYLPTYGLFDEARYLARGDRIRCFASALGRAAVLICEDLWHPSTAYVAALDGALAIICPSSSPLRGISEGRDHDDNAAYWELLNAVYAQTFGVFVVYANRVGFEDGVGFWGGSEVVSPTGQRLAKAKYYEEDFIVAELSLKEPRRQRVAAPLLRDENVDLTIRELCRIRRTGGVLGYKGEFADEEASEETPNGGKRERS, encoded by the coding sequence ATGGCTGAACTGTTTCGTCGTGTTGCCGTGGTCCAGCTCGCGCCCCGGTTGGGAGACGTGGAGTACAACCTCCAGCAGCTCGAAGCCGGTGTGCGGCGCGCCCGCCAAGAAGGAGCGCATCTTGTCGTGTTCCCTGAACTCGCGCTGACCGGCTATTTTTTGAAGGATATGGTTTCCACGGTTGCGATTCGTCACGACAGCGCCGAGATGGAGCGCCTGGCAGCGATGAGCCGTGGAATCGAGGTCGTGGTCGGAGCGGTGGAGGAAAGCGAAGATTTCCGCTTCTTCAACAGCGCCTTGTACTTTCGCGATGGCGTGCTCGTTCACGTCCACCGCAAAGTGTACTTGCCCACCTACGGCTTGTTCGACGAGGCTCGCTACCTTGCTCGCGGTGACCGGATTCGCTGCTTCGCCTCGGCATTGGGGCGTGCGGCCGTGCTCATCTGCGAGGACCTTTGGCATCCTTCGACGGCGTATGTCGCCGCGCTCGATGGCGCACTGGCGATCATTTGCCCGTCGAGCAGCCCCTTGCGCGGGATCTCCGAAGGGCGCGACCACGACGACAATGCGGCTTACTGGGAACTGCTCAACGCGGTGTACGCGCAAACGTTCGGCGTGTTCGTGGTGTACGCCAACCGCGTCGGTTTCGAAGACGGTGTCGGTTTTTGGGGCGGCTCCGAAGTGGTGTCGCCCACCGGGCAGCGATTGGCCAAGGCGAAGTACTACGAGGAGGATTTCATCGTGGCCGAGCTGTCGCTCAAAGAACCGCGACGCCAGCGGGTGGCGGCGCCTCTGTTGCGGGATGAAAACGTGGACCTGACCATCCGCGAGCTTTGCCGGATTCGTCGCACGGGCGGCGTGCTCGGGTACAAGGGGGAGTTTGCCGACGAAGAAGCGAGCGAGGAGACCCCGAATGGCGGGAAGCGCGAACGATCTTGA
- the prkA gene encoding serine protein kinase — MMQDDKTEFQRLIEQDRAARGAREWRGTFLDYLERVKQDPTIPKLAHARIYDMILQAGVRDVLDTDDSRTKRLFKDEPVKIYNFFADSFFGIERVIAQIVRYFHAAALKGEESRQVLYLMGPVGSGKSSLVEHIQRGLEQSPPFYAIEGCPMFEEPLHLLPRHLRREFEKMLGVHIEGDLCPVCRFRLKEEYRGKYEEVPVVLRSFSKRNRVGIGVVPPVDPNNQDTSVLIGSEDISKLDLYSEGDPRVLDLNGALNVGNRGIVEFIEVFKNETEYLHAMITATQEKVIPAPGRHGMVYVDEVIIAHSNEAEWQKFKSDHTNEAILDRIVVVKVPYNLRLSEEVKIYEKILRNSDFRAHIAPHTLEIASMFAILTRLEPTPKCDLMTKLKLYNGEEVIEKGRTKKVDVRELREDAKREGMFGISTRFIMKALDNALSDNIEGNCINPISVREALIQMTKEADLPDDTRKQYLEFLQDTLHKEYLDILEREITKAFVYSYQEQAEALFQNYLDHAEAFVNRTKVRDRNTKEELQPDEAFLKSIEEQIAIIGSAAEGFRQEVIAYLWAASRRGEKVSYQSYEPLKEAIEKKLMTSVRDISRIITKARTRDAEQTEKYNAMVQNLLAQGYCHSCVDVVLKYAANNLWKD; from the coding sequence ATGATGCAGGACGACAAGACTGAATTCCAGCGGTTGATCGAACAAGACCGAGCCGCACGGGGTGCGAGAGAGTGGCGGGGAACTTTTCTCGATTACCTCGAGCGGGTCAAACAAGATCCCACGATCCCCAAACTGGCGCACGCTCGCATTTACGACATGATCCTGCAGGCGGGCGTGCGCGACGTTCTCGACACGGACGATTCGAGAACCAAGCGGCTATTCAAGGACGAGCCGGTCAAGATTTACAACTTCTTTGCCGACTCGTTCTTCGGCATCGAGCGGGTGATCGCGCAAATCGTGCGTTATTTCCACGCCGCGGCGCTCAAGGGCGAGGAAAGCCGGCAAGTTCTCTACCTCATGGGCCCGGTAGGTTCCGGCAAAAGCTCGCTGGTGGAGCACATCCAGCGCGGCCTCGAACAAAGCCCGCCGTTTTACGCCATCGAAGGTTGCCCGATGTTCGAAGAGCCGCTGCACTTGCTACCGCGCCATTTGCGGCGCGAGTTCGAGAAGATGCTCGGGGTGCACATCGAAGGAGACCTCTGCCCTGTGTGTCGCTTCCGCCTCAAGGAAGAGTACCGGGGCAAGTACGAGGAGGTCCCCGTGGTGCTGCGCTCGTTCTCCAAGCGCAATCGTGTCGGCATCGGGGTCGTGCCTCCGGTGGACCCCAATAACCAAGACACCTCCGTGCTCATTGGCTCGGAGGACATCTCGAAGCTGGACTTGTACTCCGAAGGCGACCCGCGGGTGCTCGACCTCAACGGCGCCTTGAACGTGGGCAACCGCGGCATCGTCGAGTTTATCGAGGTGTTCAAAAACGAAACGGAATACCTGCACGCGATGATCACGGCCACGCAGGAAAAAGTCATTCCCGCGCCGGGCCGCCACGGGATGGTGTATGTGGACGAGGTGATCATTGCGCACTCGAACGAAGCCGAATGGCAAAAGTTCAAATCCGACCATACCAACGAGGCCATCCTCGACCGCATCGTCGTGGTCAAAGTGCCTTACAATTTGCGGCTCTCGGAGGAGGTGAAGATTTACGAAAAGATCCTGCGCAACTCCGACTTCCGGGCGCACATCGCACCGCACACCTTAGAAATTGCCTCGATGTTCGCGATTCTCACCCGCTTGGAGCCGACTCCGAAGTGCGACTTGATGACCAAGCTCAAGCTCTACAATGGCGAAGAGGTCATCGAGAAAGGCCGCACGAAGAAGGTAGACGTGCGCGAGTTGCGTGAAGACGCCAAACGAGAGGGCATGTTCGGGATTTCCACGCGCTTTATCATGAAAGCGCTGGACAACGCCCTGTCCGACAACATCGAAGGGAATTGCATCAACCCCATCAGCGTCCGCGAGGCGCTCATCCAAATGACCAAGGAAGCCGACCTGCCGGACGACACCCGCAAGCAGTACCTCGAATTTCTGCAAGACACGTTGCACAAGGAATACCTCGACATTTTGGAGCGCGAGATCACCAAGGCGTTCGTATACTCGTACCAGGAGCAAGCCGAGGCGTTGTTCCAGAACTACCTGGATCACGCCGAGGCCTTCGTCAATCGGACCAAGGTGCGGGATCGCAACACAAAAGAGGAGCTCCAACCCGACGAGGCATTTCTGAAGTCCATCGAAGAACAAATCGCCATCATCGGTTCGGCGGCAGAGGGGTTCCGCCAAGAAGTGATTGCCTACCTGTGGGCGGCAAGTCGCCGCGGAGAGAAGGTGTCGTACCAGAGCTACGAACCTCTGAAGGAGGCAATCGAGAAGAAACTCATGACCTCGGTGCGCGATATCAGCCGGATCATCACCAAGGCGCGCACGCGGGACGCCGAGCAGACGGAAAAATACAATGCCATGGTGCAAAACTTACTCGCCCAAGGATACTGCCACAGTTGTGTGGACGTGGTGCTCAAGTACGCCGCGAACAACCTGTGGAAGGACTAG
- a CDS encoding UPF0229 protein, giving the protein MAVPESIFRPFSPSDAERSDRAAGDRLRHRQKVRQCIRDNIADIIAEEAIIGKDGSRIIKVPIRGIKEYRFVYGDNVPGVGQGEGDLEPGQVLRRGEGEGEGKPDRAGDRPGVDYYETDVTLDELVDIMFEDLELPDLERRKLRELPAQRILRRKGYRPAGLRIRLDKRRTVKSKVRRRLATQRRSELGLGDRFPFHEDDLTYRHMVPDIKEESNAVVLCMMDTSGSMDTMKKYLARSFFFLLYQFVRTKYRNVELVFIAHHTEAREVTEEEFFHKGESGGTFISSAYQKALEIVRERYHPSLWNVYAFHCSDGDNFEADNPAALKLAEELCEVCNLFGYGEIKPLGSRYYEGSMLQLFRRVEAENFHTVLIERKEDVWPSFKAFLARDRARE; this is encoded by the coding sequence ATGGCCGTACCTGAGTCCATCTTCCGGCCGTTCAGTCCGTCCGACGCGGAGCGCAGCGACCGCGCCGCCGGTGATCGGTTGCGGCACCGGCAGAAGGTGCGCCAGTGCATCCGCGACAACATCGCAGACATCATCGCGGAGGAAGCGATCATCGGAAAGGACGGCTCGCGAATCATCAAGGTCCCCATCCGTGGCATCAAAGAATACCGCTTCGTTTACGGAGACAACGTTCCCGGCGTGGGTCAGGGCGAGGGAGATTTAGAGCCCGGGCAAGTCCTGCGGCGCGGCGAAGGCGAAGGCGAAGGGAAGCCCGATCGAGCGGGGGACCGACCCGGGGTGGACTACTACGAGACGGACGTCACGCTCGACGAGCTCGTAGACATCATGTTCGAAGACCTGGAGCTGCCGGATCTCGAACGGCGCAAACTTCGCGAGCTTCCGGCCCAGCGCATCCTCCGCCGCAAAGGTTATCGGCCCGCGGGCCTGCGCATCCGGCTCGACAAGCGCCGGACGGTGAAATCGAAAGTGCGCCGCCGCCTGGCCACGCAACGCCGTTCGGAACTCGGTCTGGGGGACCGCTTTCCGTTCCACGAAGACGACCTCACCTACCGCCACATGGTGCCGGACATCAAGGAAGAGTCTAACGCCGTAGTTCTGTGCATGATGGATACCTCCGGCTCCATGGACACGATGAAAAAGTACCTGGCGCGGAGCTTTTTCTTCCTGCTCTACCAGTTCGTGCGCACCAAGTACCGCAACGTGGAGCTGGTGTTCATTGCGCATCACACGGAAGCGCGCGAGGTCACGGAAGAAGAGTTTTTCCACAAAGGCGAGTCGGGCGGAACGTTCATTTCTTCGGCTTACCAAAAAGCGCTGGAAATCGTCCGAGAGCGCTACCATCCCTCGTTGTGGAACGTTTATGCCTTCCACTGTTCCGACGGAGATAACTTCGAAGCGGACAACCCCGCGGCCCTGAAACTCGCGGAAGAATTGTGCGAGGTGTGCAATCTCTTCGGTTATGGCGAAATCAAGCCGTTGGGGTCGCGCTATTACGAAGGTTCGATGCTCCAGCTTTTCCGCCGCGTCGAAGCGGAAAATTTCCACACGGTCCTGATCGAGCGCAAGGAAGACGTGTGGCCGAGCTTCAAAGCATTTCTGGCGCGCGACCGCGCGAGAGAGTGA
- the spoVR gene encoding stage V sporulation protein R: MLRSYEIRDLIEWDQRIRDVVAEFGLDCFPQEFEICDHNQMLGYMAYSGMPSHYPHWSYGKAYEKLKTLYDHGVSGLPYEMVINSNPALAYLMRDNTLSLQILTIAHVYGHNDFFKNNFTFQTTRPEFVIGAMKSHGQRVRSYIESPSIGIDRVEQVLDAAHALSLQCRRNLAIRKLSEDELRQRKLEAAEPREDPFARVHKRQTSDEPDLHKVPLEPEEDLLLFIRDYNPFLEEWQRDLLTIVHEEAQYFIPQIETKIMNEGWATFWHKRILERLELPQDLHLEFLVRHNQVVRPVPGGLNPYHIGWKIWEDIYRRYEQPDPEEEPTLESGVRSGMEKIFSVRAADRDASFLRRHLTERLVRELNLFEYRVRGGDWVVTEVADDDGWRKIKETLIRSVGMNNVPVIKVEDADFGHQRMLLLVHEHDGRDLHLEYAEKTLAYVYQLWGRDVALQTLVNGKKVLLQYGERGFTTRQLTR, from the coding sequence ATGCTGCGCTCGTATGAAATCCGCGATCTAATCGAGTGGGACCAGCGGATCCGCGACGTTGTCGCGGAGTTCGGCCTCGACTGCTTTCCCCAGGAGTTCGAGATATGCGACCACAATCAAATGCTCGGGTACATGGCCTACTCGGGCATGCCGTCGCATTACCCTCATTGGTCGTACGGCAAGGCATACGAGAAACTGAAAACGCTGTACGATCACGGCGTGTCGGGCCTGCCCTACGAAATGGTGATCAACTCGAACCCGGCACTCGCCTACCTCATGCGCGATAACACGCTGTCGCTGCAGATCCTCACTATCGCGCATGTTTACGGGCACAATGATTTCTTCAAGAACAACTTCACATTCCAAACCACGCGCCCGGAGTTCGTGATCGGAGCGATGAAAAGCCACGGCCAGCGGGTGCGCTCGTACATCGAATCACCGAGCATCGGCATTGACCGGGTCGAGCAAGTCCTGGACGCTGCCCACGCCCTATCGCTGCAATGCCGGCGCAACTTGGCCATCCGCAAGCTCTCGGAAGACGAGTTGCGCCAGCGCAAGCTCGAAGCCGCAGAGCCGCGGGAAGATCCGTTTGCCCGCGTGCACAAGCGGCAAACGAGCGACGAACCCGACCTCCACAAGGTCCCGCTGGAACCGGAGGAGGACTTGCTGCTCTTTATCCGTGACTACAACCCGTTTCTCGAAGAGTGGCAGCGCGACCTGTTGACGATTGTCCACGAGGAAGCCCAGTACTTCATCCCGCAAATCGAAACCAAGATCATGAACGAGGGCTGGGCGACGTTTTGGCACAAGCGCATTCTCGAGCGGTTGGAACTCCCCCAAGACCTGCACTTGGAGTTCCTCGTCCGCCACAATCAGGTGGTACGCCCCGTACCGGGCGGACTGAACCCTTACCACATCGGCTGGAAAATTTGGGAGGATATCTACCGCCGGTATGAACAGCCGGATCCGGAGGAGGAGCCAACGCTGGAGTCGGGAGTGCGGTCCGGCATGGAGAAAATCTTTTCGGTACGGGCAGCCGATCGGGACGCATCGTTCCTGCGCCGCCACCTCACGGAGAGGCTGGTGCGGGAGCTCAACTTGTTCGAATACCGCGTTCGCGGCGGAGACTGGGTGGTCACGGAAGTGGCCGATGATGACGGCTGGCGCAAAATCAAGGAGACATTGATCCGCTCGGTCGGGATGAACAATGTTCCCGTGATCAAGGTCGAAGATGCCGATTTCGGACACCAACGGATGTTGCTGTTGGTACACGAACACGACGGGCGCGACTTGCACCTGGAATACGCCGAGAAGACTCTGGCGTACGTGTACCAGCTCTGGGGCCGCGATGTGGCGCTGCAGACCTTGGTGAATGGGAAAAAGGTGCTGCTCCAATACGGAGAGCGCGGCTTTACCACCCGCCAACTCACTCGTTAG
- a CDS encoding LLM class F420-dependent oxidoreductase, protein MQFQIGIVPFWKNYDRKLVLRAAQLADDLGYHSIWIPEAWAYEQFQLLAEIALHTQRLKVATGIVNIFSRSAALIAMSAATLDEISSGRVILGLGTSGKLVVENLHGVEYRKPLTRMKETIQILRTLWRGERLSPGVSTLFPVRHFKLEMKPVRPNIPIYIAALQEKAIRQIGAIADGWVPTFWPYRHFRTGLDWIAAGAREAGRDPQAIELAPFVGIVPLEDRSAARAMLKPTVAFYIGGMGTYYYEMFCRFGFEENATKVRDLYVQGRRSEATAAVDDALIDAIAICGPPEYCREQMAAWRAEGVGTFLMNLPTGVPYEVTENLLRAMAG, encoded by the coding sequence ATGCAGTTTCAAATTGGCATTGTCCCGTTTTGGAAGAATTACGACCGCAAGCTGGTGCTGCGCGCCGCTCAGTTGGCGGATGACTTGGGATACCACTCTATTTGGATCCCCGAGGCGTGGGCATACGAGCAGTTTCAGCTTCTGGCCGAGATTGCCCTGCACACACAGCGACTCAAGGTTGCCACGGGCATCGTGAACATTTTCAGCCGCTCGGCTGCCTTGATTGCCATGAGCGCGGCCACGCTCGACGAAATTTCTTCAGGACGAGTCATTCTCGGTTTGGGCACCAGCGGCAAGCTCGTGGTGGAGAATCTTCATGGTGTCGAGTACCGCAAACCGCTGACGCGCATGAAGGAGACCATCCAAATCTTGCGGACCCTGTGGCGCGGCGAACGATTGAGTCCCGGTGTGAGCACGCTCTTTCCCGTGCGGCATTTCAAGTTGGAAATGAAGCCTGTCCGGCCGAATATCCCCATCTACATCGCTGCACTGCAGGAAAAAGCCATCCGCCAGATCGGAGCCATCGCTGATGGCTGGGTGCCGACGTTTTGGCCCTACCGGCATTTCCGGACCGGACTCGACTGGATTGCCGCCGGTGCGCGCGAGGCAGGCAGAGATCCGCAAGCCATCGAGCTGGCGCCGTTTGTGGGGATCGTTCCACTCGAAGATCGCTCTGCAGCCCGCGCCATGCTCAAACCGACGGTTGCCTTCTACATCGGGGGCATGGGGACCTACTACTACGAAATGTTTTGCCGGTTTGGCTTTGAAGAAAACGCGACCAAGGTGCGGGACCTTTACGTGCAAGGACGAAGGTCCGAGGCCACTGCGGCCGTGGATGATGCCTTGATCGATGCGATCGCGATTTGTGGGCCGCCGGAATACTGCCGCGAACAAATGGCCGCATGGCGAGCGGAGGGAGTGGGAACGTTCCTGATGAACTTACCGACCGGCGTGCCTTACGAAGTCACAGAAAACTTGCTGCGCGCAATGGCTGGGTGA
- a CDS encoding superoxide dismutase yields MGYEPQVALRPKDLHGISEEQIAQHWKLYEGYVAQVNALRAELDNLRREGKGNTPQYADRRRRLGFEYNGMVLHEYYFGNLKADAGELRETSELYKLLVGQFGGFDQFRDDFLACGGTRSIGWAILAFDPQLGVVNNHFVQVHEEGNVAGFIPLLVMDVWEHAYMVDYGAAGRPQYMQAFWRNVNWSVVEKRFADAVRGVIPRRF; encoded by the coding sequence ATGGGCTATGAACCTCAAGTGGCACTGCGACCGAAGGATCTTCACGGGATTTCGGAAGAACAAATTGCCCAACACTGGAAGCTGTACGAGGGCTACGTGGCGCAAGTCAATGCTCTGCGAGCTGAGCTCGACAACTTACGCCGCGAGGGAAAGGGTAACACGCCGCAGTACGCAGACCGACGCCGCCGCCTCGGCTTCGAATACAACGGCATGGTGCTGCACGAGTACTATTTCGGGAACCTGAAGGCGGATGCGGGTGAGCTGCGAGAGACCAGTGAACTCTATAAGCTGCTCGTAGGGCAGTTCGGTGGGTTCGACCAATTTCGGGATGATTTTCTGGCGTGTGGTGGCACGCGTTCCATTGGCTGGGCCATCCTCGCGTTCGACCCGCAGTTGGGAGTGGTAAACAATCATTTCGTCCAGGTTCACGAAGAGGGCAACGTGGCTGGCTTCATTCCGTTGCTCGTGATGGATGTTTGGGAACATGCCTATATGGTGGATTACGGCGCCGCGGGGCGCCCGCAGTATATGCAGGCTTTCTGGCGCAACGTGAATTGGTCGGTGGTGGAAAAGCGTTTCGCGGATGCCGTACGCGGGGTGATCCCCCGGCGGTTTTAG
- the rfbA gene encoding glucose-1-phosphate thymidylyltransferase, translating to MRKGILLAGGSGRRLYPVTRAISKQLVPVYDKPLVYYPLSTLMLAGIRQILLISSPDDLPLYRRLLGNGAHLGLDICYAAQSRPEGIAQGLLLAEEFLAGAPVALALGDNIFYGHGFPDLLRAASARRTGATVFAYWVRDPERYGVVEFDEQGQARRIEEKPRQPKSNYAVTGLYFYDAQAVEIAKGLRPSLRGELEITDVNRAYLEAGCLHVERLGRGIAWLDTGTHEALLQAANFIQAIEERQGLKVACLEEIAFRLGYISEEQLRALAREMADSVYGAYLLRLLEQGP from the coding sequence GTGCGCAAGGGAATCTTGCTTGCTGGAGGCAGTGGCCGGCGACTTTATCCGGTCACACGAGCGATCAGCAAACAACTTGTGCCCGTGTACGACAAGCCGCTGGTGTATTACCCGCTGTCGACGCTCATGCTTGCGGGCATCCGACAAATTTTGTTGATCAGCTCGCCTGACGACCTGCCTCTTTACCGGCGTCTGCTTGGAAACGGGGCGCATCTCGGCCTCGATATTTGTTACGCCGCGCAATCACGCCCGGAGGGAATCGCTCAAGGCTTGCTCCTTGCCGAAGAGTTTTTGGCAGGTGCGCCGGTGGCACTCGCGCTGGGAGACAACATTTTCTACGGCCATGGGTTCCCAGACCTGCTCCGCGCCGCCTCCGCGCGCCGCACCGGCGCAACCGTGTTTGCTTACTGGGTGCGAGATCCGGAACGCTATGGTGTCGTGGAATTCGACGAGCAAGGCCAAGCGCGGCGCATCGAGGAAAAGCCCAGGCAGCCGAAAAGCAATTACGCGGTTACGGGTTTGTATTTTTACGATGCGCAAGCGGTGGAAATTGCGAAGGGCTTGCGACCGTCCCTGCGAGGAGAGCTGGAAATTACCGACGTGAACCGGGCGTACCTCGAGGCAGGCTGTTTGCACGTGGAGCGCCTCGGCCGAGGCATTGCTTGGCTCGATACCGGCACGCACGAGGCGCTGTTGCAAGCGGCCAACTTCATTCAGGCCATCGAGGAACGCCAAGGTTTGAAGGTGGCTTGCCTGGAAGAGATTGCGTTTCGCCTGGGATACATTAGCGAGGAGCAGTTACGCGCGCTGGCTCGGGAAATGGCCGACAGCGTTTACGGCGCCTATCTTTTGCGGCTGCTCGAACAGGGTCCGTGA